AACGAGCCAATCAATACAATGGGCGGGATGACAATAGTACCCAATTGCTTAATTGATGATATTGTAGTGAGTGAAACAAGCATATTGCTATTACCGGGCGCAGATACATGGAATAACCCAAAGCATTGCGCTATCATCGAAAAGGCAGGCGAATTTCTCTCTTTAGGCGCTACGGTGTGTGCAATCTGTGGGGCTACCGCTGCGCTTGCCAACTTTGGGCTATTGGATAAGCGTCCGCATACCAGTAATGGTCCGGGATTTCTTGAAATGGTTTCTCCTGGTTATAAAGGGCAAAGTTTCTATATAGACAAGCCATCTGTAGCGGATAACAACCTTATTACTGCAAGTTCCACCGGAGCTTTGTTGTGGGCAAAACAAATTATTGAACATTTAGGTGTTTTTCAATCAAACACACTGGAATCTTGGTATGAATATTTTAGTACGGGTGAGCCTAAACATTTCTTCGCCCTCATGCAAACTTTGCCGTCTAGCAATGAAAACAATCCGCATTTGCCATAAACATATGAGCACACCCACTGTTAGCACTTAATGGATTATCACGAAATTGAGCCGTTGCATCTTTATCTTGATCAACGGCTCTTGCTTTACCTACATACCCAAAATAGTCCAGAGTATCCTTGCAAAATGAAGGTGAGCAGATTTTTATTTGCTAATTGCTTATACCTTCTGTTTGTTCATATTTAAAAATTGAAGTACTTTCTTTACTATGGTAAACTTATTAATATATTTCTTTCAAAAAAAGGGAGGAAAAATGATAACAAACGAATATATAAATCGTGCAATAGACTACATCTTAGATCACATCAATGAAAATATACCTGTTGATGAGATTGCCTCTTATTGCAATTTTTCAAGATACTACTTTTCGAGAATGTTTAAAATGGAAACTGGAGAAAGCATCCATGAATTTATCAAACGAGTAAAAATGGAGCAAAGTGCATTTCGTTTAAAGGTTGAGAAAGGCAGAAGCATCACCGATATCAGCTGTGATTACGGTTACAGCTCATCGAACTACAGTTCTGCTTTTAAACAACATCATAATCTATCTCCAATTGAATTTCGTCGCAGCATTAAGCAAAAATCTTTAGTAAACCCAATTTTTAGGAATGCTTCTATAGGATTAGAGTCATTTGATGAGTGCGACAAAAAGATTTCCATAGAAGTTCTTGACGATTGTCTTGTTATATACGAGCGTCATAAAGGAAATTATGGGGACTTATCAGAGCATTGGGGAGCTTTTCAAGTAAAATATAAGGAATATATCACCGAGGCAACGCTGCTCATTGAGCGCACCTATGATGATCCTTCTATTACCCATATTGATGAGTGCTTGTATGACCTGTGCCTCACTGCACCACAAGACTGTGCCCTTGAAAACATCTATACACTAATAGGTGGCAAGTTTGCTGTCTATCACTTTAAGGGGACAGTGGATCAGATCTATACCGCTTACCAAAGCCTTTTTAATGTGTGGTTACCACAAAGCAAATATGAAATGGATGACCGCTATGGGTTCGAAATTTATAGAAAAATCGATTGCAATACCATGTATATGGAAATTGATCTTTGTATCCCAATTCAATAGAGCACAAATACAGAAGTTTATTTTTGCTTCCTCTGCTATCCTTAGGATGTGAACAAAGGATTGGAGGAAATTAATATGAATTTAGAAAACATCAAAAATAATAAAGTAAAAACCATTCTGCAATTCTCGATTCCATCGATTATTGCTATGGTACTAACCTCTCTGATTACTGTAGTAGATGGCTTTTTCATCGGAAACTATGTGGGTTCAGAGGGACTTGCTGCGGTAAACTTAGGTTTACCGATTGTTTATTTGTACCTTGCAGTAGGATTAATGGTTTCAGTCGGTGGTGTGGCAATCGCAGGAATTGCACTGGGCGGAAAAAACATCAAAAAATGCAACAGCGTCTTTAATCAAACGATGTTCACCTCAACAGTTGCAACAATTTTGCTGAGTGTGATTGTCTGGTTCTGCCTTGATCCCATGCTTTATCTTTTAAATGCCAATGGACAGGTAACAGGATTTTTCAAAGACTATTATGGCATTCTGCTGTTAGAGCTTCCCGTTATGGTGATAAACGCATCCTTTGGTATGTTTATCCGTGGAGAAGGAAAACCGCAATATTTTATGCAAGTTAATATTTTGAACGTGCTACTCAACATCTTGTTAGACTATTTATTTGTTCGCTGGATGGGGTTTGGTGTGAAAGGCATTGCAGCAGCATCACTTCTTTCAGCGATTGTTACATTTCTGTGCATACTCTACTACTTTATCAAAAAGTCAAGTGTGTACAAGCTCCATAAATTTACTTTTTCAAAGGATGTGCTTAAAAATACACTCCTCAATGGTAGTTCAGAGTTTATCGGAGAAATGTCCCTTAGTATTTCGATGTTTGCTTATAACTTTGTGATACTAAAGCATATCGGCGTTGATGGTGTTACTGCATTTACTATCGTAGGCTATGTGGCATATATCTTTAGCATGGTGCTGATTGGTTTTGGGCAAGGAGCCAGTCCGCTGATTAGCTTCACTTATGGTGCCAAAGAATACTCTCTGTCAAAGAGCCTGCGTAAAATTACCAACACGATGGTATTGATTGCAGGAGTGGTGGTACTCTTACTGGTAGTGGTTGGGGCTGATTGGTACAGTGGTCTATTCATAAAGAATGATCTGGTGCAACAGATGGTACATTCCGGTGTAGCGATTTTTGCTGTTTCGTTTCTCTTTTCAGGAATTAATACAATCACTTCTTTTTACTTTACCTCTATAGGGAGGGCAAAGGAGTCGGCTATTATTTCCTCAGC
Above is a window of Sedimentibacter sp. MB35-C1 DNA encoding:
- a CDS encoding type 1 glutamine amidotransferase family protein translates to MFTIYVYVLDTLADWELGYVISELNSGRFFKKGVQRVSLKTVSYSNEPINTMGGMTIVPNCLIDDIVVSETSILLLPGADTWNNPKHCAIIEKAGEFLSLGATVCAICGATAALANFGLLDKRPHTSNGPGFLEMVSPGYKGQSFYIDKPSVADNNLITASSTGALLWAKQIIEHLGVFQSNTLESWYEYFSTGEPKHFFALMQTLPSSNENNPHLP
- a CDS encoding GyrI-like domain-containing protein, with the translated sequence MITNEYINRAIDYILDHINENIPVDEIASYCNFSRYYFSRMFKMETGESIHEFIKRVKMEQSAFRLKVEKGRSITDISCDYGYSSSNYSSAFKQHHNLSPIEFRRSIKQKSLVNPIFRNASIGLESFDECDKKISIEVLDDCLVIYERHKGNYGDLSEHWGAFQVKYKEYITEATLLIERTYDDPSITHIDECLYDLCLTAPQDCALENIYTLIGGKFAVYHFKGTVDQIYTAYQSLFNVWLPQSKYEMDDRYGFEIYRKIDCNTMYMEIDLCIPIQ
- a CDS encoding MATE family efflux transporter; amino-acid sequence: MNLENIKNNKVKTILQFSIPSIIAMVLTSLITVVDGFFIGNYVGSEGLAAVNLGLPIVYLYLAVGLMVSVGGVAIAGIALGGKNIKKCNSVFNQTMFTSTVATILLSVIVWFCLDPMLYLLNANGQVTGFFKDYYGILLLELPVMVINASFGMFIRGEGKPQYFMQVNILNVLLNILLDYLFVRWMGFGVKGIAAASLLSAIVTFLCILYYFIKKSSVYKLHKFTFSKDVLKNTLLNGSSEFIGEMSLSISMFAYNFVILKHIGVDGVTAFTIVGYVAYIFSMVLIGFGQGASPLISFTYGAKEYSLSKSLRKITNTMVLIAGVVVLLLVVVGADWYSGLFIKNDLVQQMVHSGVAIFAVSFLFSGINTITSFYFTSIGRAKESAIISSARGLVVLLICIFTLPAFLGMMGVWLVAPTTEIVTLFLTLFFIGKETTKKSHGFSTE